The following coding sequences lie in one Tichowtungia aerotolerans genomic window:
- a CDS encoding glucosidase family protein, with protein MKNINRFLSNAVFLLVAGTLQAAVKTGGPFSYKPPAAGGEEMVWYLVDWGDGTWTPTSHGLAKFSPRFSKVWKKSGRFQLKPRAITLSGRNIPLKGRSVDVTGTALSDEDSLIGFTRSSDPYPKRDRYIPQNITLKFDQVEAVDAVILERDRTDPFPESFCIEISTDGGRVWNDIPAASWNHFPDPGKNKVLIPLHGVMCDALRIVSYCTPPIDDRRFALRLGEIQMLRGERLFDFDADPETVADWNNMWLSFGSAENEVLHHFDGWWPTDRPDEGGLLGIGSTIWALWNSMKLSWMDDPYSKGYFERTVNTYPQNEEGLMGVAGDGFLHLGHSKHYVTPAVFISGISHWTLMHRNFEFLQTKDAVTGVSLIEKLRKAMRYQLETMEGKTGVLTIHDPEHDGSASGLSGNYWDGWRFGYQSAYANMLFFQSLEWMARLEEALGNADKSAEYRALRPLVKKRYNELFWNEETGRFAGWISKEGVMADCGFTFVNLEAIACGIATEEHAEQVLRWLDGSRTVKGDTSIGDDIYFWKVAPRANTLDAAVNDGMFWENWTMQVGPGTVGEYGGQIQNGGHIFYVSHYDLMSRLRTRGITDAMRRMEVILEEFHKDQLHRKPCNWHGVTHVEGILREFPESGLVPLFYLTGIFGLEPMGNGLIIAPKLPEKWTFAGVNEYWFAGKKFSIRIQRELEVPETEDECITVPVFGKWLLTPQGEVRRVD; from the coding sequence ATGAAAAACATAAACAGATTCCTGAGTAATGCCGTATTTCTGCTGGTTGCAGGAACCCTCCAGGCTGCTGTGAAAACCGGCGGCCCGTTTTCGTATAAACCGCCGGCCGCCGGCGGCGAAGAGATGGTGTGGTATCTGGTCGACTGGGGAGACGGAACGTGGACGCCGACGTCTCACGGGCTGGCAAAATTTTCGCCGCGGTTTTCCAAGGTTTGGAAAAAATCAGGGCGGTTCCAACTGAAGCCGCGGGCCATTACGCTTTCGGGACGCAATATTCCGCTGAAGGGGCGATCGGTTGATGTCACTGGGACGGCATTGTCCGATGAGGACTCTTTGATTGGGTTTACGCGCAGCAGTGATCCGTATCCGAAACGGGACCGTTATATCCCGCAGAACATCACGTTGAAGTTCGATCAGGTGGAAGCGGTCGACGCGGTGATTCTGGAGAGAGATCGGACCGATCCTTTTCCAGAAAGTTTCTGTATTGAAATCAGCACGGATGGCGGTCGGGTTTGGAACGATATTCCGGCCGCGAGCTGGAATCATTTTCCAGACCCTGGAAAAAACAAAGTGCTGATTCCGCTGCATGGCGTGATGTGCGATGCGCTGCGCATCGTTTCATACTGCACACCGCCGATTGACGATCGTCGGTTTGCGCTGCGCCTGGGAGAAATCCAGATGTTGCGCGGGGAGCGGCTTTTTGATTTTGATGCAGACCCTGAAACAGTGGCCGACTGGAATAATATGTGGCTCAGTTTCGGATCGGCAGAAAATGAGGTGCTGCATCATTTCGACGGATGGTGGCCGACGGACCGCCCGGACGAAGGCGGACTGCTTGGCATCGGAAGTACCATCTGGGCGCTGTGGAATTCCATGAAACTGTCGTGGATGGATGATCCGTATTCGAAGGGTTATTTTGAACGGACGGTGAACACCTATCCCCAGAATGAAGAGGGACTGATGGGGGTGGCCGGCGACGGATTTCTTCATCTCGGTCACTCGAAACATTATGTAACGCCGGCTGTTTTTATTTCCGGAATATCGCACTGGACGCTGATGCATCGCAATTTTGAGTTCCTGCAGACAAAGGATGCTGTAACCGGCGTGTCGCTGATTGAAAAGCTGCGTAAAGCGATGCGCTATCAGCTGGAAACGATGGAAGGCAAAACCGGTGTGCTGACGATTCATGATCCGGAGCACGATGGCTCTGCCTCCGGTCTTAGCGGCAACTATTGGGATGGCTGGCGGTTCGGATATCAGTCGGCTTACGCCAATATGCTGTTTTTCCAGTCCCTGGAATGGATGGCGCGCCTCGAAGAGGCGCTTGGCAATGCGGACAAATCCGCCGAATACCGGGCGCTTCGACCACTGGTTAAAAAACGGTATAACGAGCTTTTCTGGAACGAGGAAACCGGTCGTTTCGCCGGCTGGATTTCCAAAGAGGGGGTAATGGCTGATTGCGGTTTTACATTCGTTAACCTGGAGGCGATTGCCTGCGGGATTGCCACGGAGGAGCACGCTGAACAGGTTTTGCGCTGGCTGGACGGATCCCGAACGGTTAAAGGGGATACATCCATTGGAGACGATATTTATTTCTGGAAAGTTGCGCCACGCGCCAACACCCTTGATGCTGCGGTGAACGACGGAATGTTCTGGGAAAACTGGACGATGCAGGTTGGACCTGGGACGGTCGGCGAATACGGCGGACAGATTCAGAATGGAGGTCATATTTTTTATGTGTCGCATTATGATCTGATGAGTCGTTTACGTACGCGCGGAATTACCGATGCGATGCGGCGCATGGAGGTGATTCTGGAAGAGTTTCATAAAGATCAGCTGCACCGCAAGCCGTGTAACTGGCACGGCGTTACCCACGTGGAGGGAATCTTGCGAGAGTTTCCGGAGTCGGGTCTGGTACCGCTGTTTTATCTGACTGGAATTTTCGGTTTGGAACCGATGGGGAACGGATTAATCATTGCTCCGAAGCTGCCTGAAAAGTGGACCTTTGCCGGGGTGAATGAATACTGGTTTGCTGGGAAAAAGTTTTCTATCCGTATTCAGCGTGAACTGGAAGTTCCGGAAACAGAAGATGAATGCATTACAGTTCCAGTGTTCGGAAAATGGCTGCTGACGCCGCAAGGGGAGGTGCGCCGTGTCGATTAA
- the folP gene encoding dihydropteroate synthase, with protein MSGKKKIIWSCRGRKIDCAERTLVMGILNATPDSFSDGGKFKSLEKGVEHALEMLQSGADIIDIGGESTRPGSEPVQALEEIERTVPIIGKIREQSNCLISIDTMKAEVARAAVAAGADIINDVSACADPAMAAVVAEAGAGLVLMHMQGLPQTMQEDPQYGDAVFEVRKFLEERMAAVMQQGVAEEQICLDPGIGFGKTDEHNLALLNNIPNLAATGRPVLIGVSRKSLFGRLLGREVHERLAGSLATGVFSVMRGASILRVHDVKESCDAVRLVDRLRFQG; from the coding sequence ATGTCTGGAAAAAAGAAAATTATCTGGAGCTGCCGGGGTCGGAAAATCGACTGCGCGGAACGCACGCTGGTGATGGGAATCCTCAATGCAACACCGGATTCGTTTTCGGACGGAGGAAAGTTTAAATCTCTGGAAAAAGGTGTTGAACACGCGCTGGAGATGCTTCAGTCGGGGGCGGACATCATCGATATTGGCGGGGAATCGACCCGGCCCGGTTCAGAGCCCGTCCAGGCATTGGAAGAAATTGAGCGCACGGTTCCAATCATTGGAAAAATTCGCGAGCAGAGCAACTGTCTGATTTCGATCGATACGATGAAGGCGGAGGTCGCGCGCGCGGCGGTGGCCGCCGGCGCAGATATTATCAATGATGTCTCGGCTTGTGCTGATCCGGCAATGGCGGCTGTGGTGGCGGAGGCCGGTGCGGGGCTGGTGCTGATGCATATGCAGGGGCTGCCGCAAACCATGCAGGAGGATCCGCAGTATGGCGATGCGGTTTTCGAGGTTCGAAAGTTTCTTGAGGAGCGCATGGCGGCGGTGATGCAGCAGGGCGTGGCCGAGGAGCAGATCTGTCTGGATCCCGGCATCGGGTTCGGGAAGACGGATGAGCATAATCTGGCTTTGCTGAACAATATTCCGAACCTGGCGGCGACGGGCCGGCCGGTGCTGATCGGGGTGAGCCGCAAGAGCCTGTTTGGACGGCTGCTCGGTCGGGAGGTGCATGAGCGGCTGGCGGGCAGTCTGGCGACCGGAGTTTTTTCGGTGATGCGCGGGGCCTCGATTTTGCGGGTGCATGATGTAAAGGAATCTTGCGATGCTGTCCGGCTTGTGGATAGACTGCGTTTTCAAGGATAA
- a CDS encoding substrate-binding domain-containing protein, producing MDLKQKKKTIGIILDIYSISHTRMITGIQEYIQEHNCSWDIRVIDTRRLSTPTPFPVDFDGIITPQEDPLFFNQKNSTVVFIRGDSTSVTTPQNAVQISHRTLITIAFKHLLSKGFKSIGLASCSHGPSRRWITRREEIFRQCCSQHDIAASIYAPRLCIEKDQMSLLKDIRQWLLSAPRPFAVIALNDARAMDILQCCSQNNIRIPEDVALMGIDNNPTICPFMTPSLTSISLNYRAIGYQAASLLDTHLCDSPPSPETIPFDAFTLIERKSTDISVPQDPLVQNALQFIREHCHSPIQMEDICTAVNSSHTTLNRRFQAAINSSLHEVLQRERLQRAKKMLTDPSMNLKEIAYSCGFQTPQYFSAVFRKHENTTPGQYRKIHQNPVGQQQPF from the coding sequence ATGGATTTAAAACAGAAAAAGAAAACCATCGGCATAATCCTCGACATCTACTCGATCAGTCATACACGCATGATCACAGGAATTCAGGAGTACATTCAGGAACACAACTGCTCCTGGGATATTCGGGTGATTGATACCCGCCGACTGTCAACTCCCACCCCGTTTCCCGTCGACTTCGACGGCATCATCACGCCGCAGGAAGATCCGCTCTTCTTCAACCAGAAAAATTCGACGGTCGTGTTCATTCGCGGCGATTCCACTTCGGTAACCACTCCCCAGAACGCCGTTCAAATCAGTCATCGCACCCTGATTACCATAGCCTTTAAACACCTGCTTTCCAAAGGATTCAAATCCATCGGCCTGGCAAGCTGCTCTCACGGTCCATCGCGCCGGTGGATTACCCGCCGGGAAGAGATATTTCGCCAATGCTGCTCACAACATGACATAGCCGCCTCCATTTACGCCCCTCGTCTTTGCATTGAAAAAGATCAGATGTCCCTGCTCAAAGACATCAGGCAATGGCTGCTGTCTGCACCCCGTCCTTTTGCTGTTATTGCGCTGAATGATGCCCGGGCAATGGATATCCTGCAATGCTGCAGCCAAAACAACATTCGCATTCCGGAAGACGTCGCTCTGATGGGCATCGACAACAACCCAACGATCTGTCCGTTCATGACCCCATCACTGACCAGCATTTCCTTAAACTACCGCGCCATCGGATATCAGGCCGCCTCGTTACTGGACACCCATCTATGCGACTCCCCACCTTCTCCTGAAACGATTCCCTTCGACGCATTCACCTTGATTGAACGAAAATCCACCGACATTTCCGTACCGCAGGATCCTCTGGTTCAAAACGCTCTCCAGTTCATTCGAGAACATTGTCACAGCCCCATTCAAATGGAAGACATCTGCACGGCAGTGAATTCCAGCCATACAACACTCAACCGACGGTTCCAGGCAGCAATAAACAGTTCCCTGCATGAAGTCCTTCAGCGCGAGCGGCTCCAGCGAGCCAAGAAGATGCTGACAGATCCGTCAATGAACCTGAAGGAAATCGCCTACAGCTGCGGCTTTCAAACCCCGCAGTATTTTTCAGCCGTTTTCCGAAAACATGAAAACACAACCCCGGGCCAGTACCGAAAAATTCACCAGAACCCGGTCGGCCAACAGCAACCATTTTAA
- a CDS encoding ABC transporter ATP-binding protein, whose translation MKKTSVSLKRYLAQHRHDIAMTALCALVTAGINLLMPYVMRLGIDGLTENTLSRGALIRYVLIYLALAVLATWFARQLRRLPQRMSHQVEYDVRRDLFDHLTRLDLDFFRGERTGDLMTRMSSDLTMVRNAIGQGFLQGTRAVIALTFASIVMFWIAPNLALLIFALYMPVSVIFFLIFNVIRRRQKELQEQVSELSNFAQESFAGIRCIKGFAMEPRRNRLFEGASRDLANKEIRVQAIRQFLWPMMAFWFSIGTLMLLYFGGRQVISGTMSVGVVVQFLQYLLYLQWPLLSMSWMLGLLQRGKVSWKRVQELFAVQPQIADTEQTDHSIRALNGSLDWNDVSLSIDGTPLLHDINLRVPEGRTIGITGPTGSGKTLLVSMAARLMDPTEGELRIGGHPARAVPLETLRSQIGFAEQEPVLFSQTLQHNIAFGVEEPVPEQIVWAANVAHLHSEAESFPDGYETVLGERGVTLSGGQRQRTAISRAVARRPQILILDDVLSAVDTHTEASIMQKLQPVMNDRTCLFVSHRISTLRYTDEIIVIEAGRITQRGTHDELVAQPGYYSELNTLQQIQQRLEDDR comes from the coding sequence TTGAAGAAAACATCCGTCAGTCTGAAGCGCTACCTCGCACAGCATCGTCACGATATTGCGATGACCGCGTTGTGCGCTCTGGTGACAGCCGGAATCAATCTGCTAATGCCGTATGTAATGCGACTCGGCATCGACGGACTGACAGAAAATACACTGTCTCGCGGCGCACTGATCCGCTATGTGCTGATCTATCTGGCGCTGGCCGTACTGGCGACCTGGTTCGCGCGACAGCTGCGCCGCCTGCCGCAGCGGATGTCGCATCAGGTGGAATACGATGTGCGCCGCGACCTGTTTGACCACCTTACCCGGCTGGATCTGGATTTTTTCCGAGGCGAGCGCACCGGGGATCTGATGACGCGGATGTCGTCCGACCTCACCATGGTGCGCAATGCAATCGGCCAGGGCTTTCTGCAGGGCACCCGCGCTGTCATCGCGCTGACCTTTGCCTCCATTGTGATGTTCTGGATCGCTCCGAACCTGGCCCTGCTGATTTTCGCGCTGTACATGCCGGTATCGGTCATCTTTTTCCTGATTTTCAATGTGATCCGCCGCCGCCAGAAAGAACTGCAGGAACAGGTGTCCGAGCTGTCAAACTTTGCCCAGGAAAGCTTTGCGGGCATCCGATGCATTAAAGGCTTCGCAATGGAGCCGCGCCGCAACCGGCTTTTCGAAGGTGCCAGCCGCGACCTGGCAAATAAGGAAATCCGCGTGCAGGCGATCCGCCAGTTTCTGTGGCCGATGATGGCCTTCTGGTTCAGCATCGGCACACTGATGCTGCTCTACTTCGGCGGGCGGCAGGTGATTTCCGGAACGATGAGCGTCGGTGTAGTGGTGCAGTTTCTTCAATACCTGCTCTACCTGCAGTGGCCGCTGCTTTCCATGAGCTGGATGCTCGGGCTGCTTCAGCGCGGAAAGGTGAGCTGGAAACGGGTTCAGGAGCTGTTCGCCGTCCAGCCGCAGATTGCCGATACGGAGCAAACCGATCACTCCATCCGGGCTCTGAACGGCTCACTCGACTGGAACGATGTTTCACTGTCAATCGACGGAACGCCGTTGCTGCACGACATCAACCTGCGCGTCCCGGAAGGAAGAACGATCGGAATCACCGGCCCGACCGGCAGCGGCAAAACCCTGCTGGTTTCGATGGCCGCACGCCTAATGGATCCGACTGAAGGCGAACTGCGCATTGGCGGTCACCCCGCCCGCGCAGTGCCGCTCGAAACGCTTCGCAGTCAAATCGGCTTTGCCGAGCAGGAACCGGTTTTATTCTCCCAGACGCTTCAGCACAATATTGCGTTTGGCGTTGAGGAGCCCGTACCGGAGCAGATTGTCTGGGCAGCGAACGTGGCCCATCTGCACAGCGAAGCCGAAAGCTTCCCCGACGGGTACGAAACCGTTCTCGGCGAGCGCGGAGTAACGCTCTCCGGCGGACAGCGGCAGCGCACCGCCATCAGCCGGGCGGTGGCGCGCCGGCCTCAGATTCTGATTCTCGACGATGTACTCTCGGCCGTCGACACGCACACCGAGGCATCGATTATGCAAAAGCTTCAGCCGGTCATGAACGACCGCACATGCCTGTTTGTCAGTCACCGCATTTCCACCCTGCGCTACACTGACGAAATCATTGTGATTGAAGCTGGGCGCATTACCCAGCGCGGCACACACGACGAGCTGGTCGCACAGCCGGGCTATTATTCAGAACTCAACACGCTGCAGCAAATTCAGCAACGGCTGGAGGATGACCGATGA
- a CDS encoding sulfatase family protein yields the protein MRIRKEMKSVVLAGAVGFAGAAAVAASRDSRPNILLCLADDLSAMNVGCYGDSQTRTPNLDKLAAKGIRFEHAYCSAPSCAPSRASILTGRMAIELEEAANLFGGFQSKYQVYTRLLEEAGYAVGFERKGWAPGNWKDFGWDHNPAGHEFGSFAEFMDQRPKDKPFCFWFGSLDPHLPYDDGYAEACGFMPEDIVLPAFLMDSPGTRKTFAGYLAEIARFDREVGERIDLLRENGELDNTLVVVSSDNGMPLPGAKTRLEDRGTQMPLIVYWEKGILKGGRVVKDFVSTSDLAPTFLDAAGIPIPETMSARSLMPWLASTKSGQILESRDYIVTGRERHCPAQPDSWGGYPMRSIRTKDFLYIRNYEPDRWPQGNYPTFVDIDASACKNDYVANWNNPEYRDYMALLQKQPEEILYDLRQDPNQLKNVAGSVQYAAVKKELAEKMISRLQSVDDPRMSAEGWRFDAYEWFTGWQHPAFGGTWRECGQEGL from the coding sequence ATGAGAATAAGAAAAGAAATGAAATCTGTTGTTCTGGCTGGTGCTGTCGGGTTTGCCGGAGCAGCAGCGGTTGCCGCATCGCGTGACAGTCGTCCCAATATTCTGTTGTGTCTGGCGGACGATCTGTCCGCCATGAATGTGGGATGTTATGGCGATTCGCAGACGAGAACCCCGAATCTTGATAAACTGGCGGCCAAAGGCATTCGGTTTGAACATGCGTATTGTTCCGCGCCGTCGTGCGCGCCGTCTCGGGCATCGATCCTGACGGGGCGGATGGCGATTGAGCTCGAAGAGGCGGCCAACCTGTTTGGCGGATTTCAGAGCAAATATCAGGTTTATACCCGGCTGCTGGAGGAGGCCGGCTACGCAGTTGGTTTTGAACGCAAAGGCTGGGCTCCGGGAAACTGGAAGGATTTTGGATGGGATCACAATCCGGCAGGGCATGAGTTTGGAAGTTTCGCCGAGTTTATGGACCAGCGTCCAAAGGATAAGCCGTTCTGTTTCTGGTTCGGATCCCTTGATCCGCACCTTCCATATGACGATGGCTATGCCGAAGCCTGCGGGTTTATGCCTGAAGATATAGTGTTGCCGGCGTTTCTGATGGATTCGCCCGGAACGCGCAAAACCTTTGCCGGGTATTTGGCAGAAATTGCCCGGTTTGATCGTGAAGTGGGAGAGCGGATTGATCTGCTGAGAGAAAACGGTGAACTGGATAATACACTGGTTGTGGTTTCCAGTGACAACGGAATGCCGCTGCCCGGAGCCAAGACCCGACTGGAGGATCGAGGTACGCAGATGCCGCTGATTGTCTATTGGGAAAAGGGCATACTGAAAGGCGGGCGTGTCGTGAAAGATTTTGTTTCCACTTCTGATCTGGCTCCTACATTTCTTGACGCAGCAGGGATTCCCATTCCTGAGACGATGAGTGCCCGCAGCCTGATGCCCTGGCTTGCCTCAACAAAGTCCGGACAGATTCTGGAATCCCGTGATTATATCGTGACCGGTCGCGAAAGGCATTGTCCGGCTCAGCCGGATTCCTGGGGCGGGTATCCGATGCGATCTATTCGTACGAAAGATTTTCTTTATATCCGGAATTACGAGCCGGACCGCTGGCCGCAGGGAAACTATCCAACCTTTGTTGATATCGATGCGTCCGCGTGTAAAAACGACTACGTGGCAAATTGGAACAATCCGGAATATCGTGATTATATGGCGCTGCTTCAAAAACAGCCGGAGGAAATCCTGTACGATCTGCGCCAGGATCCAAACCAGCTGAAGAATGTTGCGGGCAGCGTTCAATACGCGGCTGTAAAAAAAGAACTGGCCGAAAAAATGATATCCCGACTTCAGTCTGTTGATGATCCCCGCATGTCCGCAGAAGGCTGGCGTTTTGATGCCTATGAGTGGTTTACGGGCTGGCAGCATCCGGCGTTTGGCGGAACCTGGCGAGAGTGTGGTCAGGAAGGATTATAA
- a CDS encoding ABC transporter ATP-binding protein has protein sequence MSRPKNPSRGLARRLLRYALPYWPWLLLALVLVLTVSASINYLPVLIKHLTDQCLLDTSAPAATRIHLLGQISLTYLVITLIGYILRYAQGLLTVWIGQKIVYDLRVDVFHKALRMHQAWFDRTPVGTLLTRVTSDIERLQAFVTDGVAGTVADLFMLFGIMGYMLLISPRLSMVLFLLLPPLFALLFFVNHKLRNANRLIRKRQAALNALTQEDITGITTIQLFNRESAARSEFDERNNDLRLAHFEEVRWFSIYFPVIETGQAVTIAIILAAGGLWLLAGGTPLTAGALIAFLAYIRDFFRPLGSLSDKAGSFQIAMASAERLFALMDTPEEVNDPDVPQPTDKIDGTIAFENVSFAYTENNPVLRNISFAVEPGQVLAVVGATGSGKTTIINLIGRYYDAKEGRITIGGTDIRDFKKEDLRKRIGTVFQDPFIFAASVADNISLLNPALTRDDIVRAATAVNADSFIRNLPNGYDTELNERGGGLSLGQKQLLAMARALAQNPDLLFVLDEATASIDTATELLIQDALGKLVKNRTSIVIAHRLSTIRNADRILVMRHGELVDSGNHDELMARAGYYRNLYEMLQQPVA, from the coding sequence ATGAGCCGCCCGAAGAATCCAAGTCGCGGACTCGCCCGTCGCCTGCTGCGCTACGCCCTGCCGTACTGGCCGTGGTTGCTGCTCGCCCTGGTTCTGGTGCTGACCGTTTCGGCCTCCATCAACTATCTACCGGTACTCATCAAGCACCTGACCGACCAATGCCTGCTCGACACGTCCGCCCCGGCCGCGACCCGAATCCATCTGCTCGGACAGATCAGCCTGACCTATCTGGTCATCACGCTCATCGGATACATTCTGCGCTACGCCCAGGGGCTGCTCACCGTATGGATCGGACAGAAGATTGTCTACGACCTGCGCGTCGACGTATTCCACAAGGCCCTGCGCATGCACCAGGCATGGTTCGACCGCACGCCGGTCGGCACCCTGCTCACCCGCGTCACGTCGGACATTGAACGACTGCAGGCCTTCGTCACCGACGGCGTCGCCGGCACCGTTGCTGATCTGTTTATGCTCTTCGGCATCATGGGCTACATGCTGCTGATCAGCCCGCGCCTGTCGATGGTTCTGTTCCTGCTCCTTCCACCGCTGTTCGCCCTGCTCTTTTTTGTGAACCACAAACTGCGCAACGCCAATCGCCTCATCCGCAAACGGCAGGCCGCGCTGAATGCGCTGACGCAGGAGGATATCACCGGCATCACCACCATCCAGCTGTTCAACCGCGAGTCTGCCGCCCGCAGCGAATTTGATGAACGCAACAACGACCTGCGGCTGGCGCACTTTGAGGAGGTACGCTGGTTCAGCATCTATTTCCCCGTCATCGAAACCGGACAGGCCGTCACCATCGCCATTATTCTCGCAGCCGGCGGGCTCTGGCTGCTGGCGGGCGGAACACCGCTCACCGCAGGAGCACTGATCGCCTTCCTCGCCTACATCCGCGACTTTTTCCGCCCGCTCGGATCGCTGTCCGACAAGGCTGGTTCATTCCAGATTGCCATGGCCTCTGCCGAGCGGCTTTTCGCGCTGATGGACACACCTGAAGAGGTCAACGATCCCGACGTTCCGCAGCCCACGGATAAAATTGACGGAACCATCGCCTTCGAAAATGTCTCCTTCGCTTACACCGAAAACAATCCCGTCCTCAGGAACATCAGCTTTGCGGTTGAACCGGGACAGGTGCTGGCCGTCGTCGGCGCAACCGGATCCGGAAAAACCACTATCATTAACCTGATCGGGCGCTACTACGATGCAAAGGAAGGCCGCATCACCATCGGCGGAACGGATATCCGCGATTTCAAAAAAGAGGATCTGCGCAAACGCATCGGAACCGTTTTTCAGGATCCGTTCATTTTCGCCGCGTCGGTTGCCGACAATATCTCGCTGCTCAATCCTGCCCTGACCCGCGACGACATCGTTCGCGCCGCCACAGCCGTCAATGCGGACTCTTTCATTCGCAACCTGCCGAACGGCTACGATACCGAACTTAATGAACGCGGCGGCGGACTGTCTCTGGGCCAAAAACAGCTGCTCGCTATGGCGCGCGCCCTCGCACAGAATCCCGATCTGCTCTTCGTACTCGACGAAGCCACCGCCAGCATCGACACCGCCACCGAACTGCTTATTCAGGACGCACTTGGCAAACTGGTGAAAAACCGGACCAGCATCGTCATCGCCCACCGCCTCTCCACCATCCGCAACGCCGACCGCATCCTCGTCATGCGTCACGGAGAACTCGTCGATTCCGGGAACCATGACGAACTCATGGCCCGCGCCGGCTATTACCGCAACCTCTATGAAATGCTTCAGCAACCTGTTGCATAG